One region of Zingiber officinale cultivar Zhangliang chromosome 7B, Zo_v1.1, whole genome shotgun sequence genomic DNA includes:
- the LOC122003678 gene encoding nucleobase-ascorbate transporter 12-like: MGSRRAIELGAVILILLSFVGKIGGFIASIPDVMVAGLLCCMWAMIAALGLSNLRYSETGSSRNNIIIGLSLFLSLSVPAYFQQYGLIPSSNSSVPSYFQPYAVASHGPIHTSSRGVNYVLNTLFSFHMVIAFIVAFILDNTVPGSRQERGVYVWSEPEAAKREPAITKDYGLPFRIGRMFTWVKWVGL, from the exons ATGGGTAGTCGGAGAGCTATTGAGCTCGGTGCTGTCATTCTCATTCTGTTATCTTTTGTTG GGAAAATAGGAGGATTTATAGCTTCTATCCCAGATGTCATGGTGGCTGGTCTTCTTTGCTGTATGTGGGCCATGATTGCTGCTCTGGGCTTGTCAAACCTGCGATACAGCGAGACTGGAAGCTCCAGGAATAATATCATAATTGGCCTCTCATTGTTTCTCTCATTATCAGTACCTGCCTACTTCCAGCAATATGGACTTATTCCATCTTCAAATTCATCCGTTCCAAGTTACTTCCAACCATATGCTGTTGCATCTCATGGACCTATTCATACAAGTTCTCGAGGG GTGAACTATGTTCTGAATACTTTGTTTTCATTTCACATggtgattgcatttattgttgcaTTTATTCTTGACAACACTGTTCCTGGGAGCCGTCAAGAACGTGGAGTATATGTTTGGTCTGAACCAGAGGCAGCAAAAAGGGAACCAGCCATTACCAAAGACTACGGCTTGCCTTTCAGAATCGGACGTATGTTCACATGGGTGAAATGGGTTGGCTTATAG